The Cryptococcus neoformans var. grubii H99 chromosome 13, complete sequence genomic interval CAATTCTCTGGCCGAGAGGAGTATCGAGTACTCACGCAAAGTACAGAGGCAAGGTGTTCATTTGTCCTGGCTCGCCTGTGTCTCCGCGAACTGTGCAGCGGCGAGAGGTGTGAATAGTCTTAAGATGTTGTCCAACACTGCGTGGCTTCGAATcccactctccctcctgtATCTGATTTATTGCTGGCTGTCAGCTCTCTCATGGGGAAGAGTTTCACCCCAGATCCCACAGCGAAcaaagcggaagcaaattgcCTTTTTTACCCGCCAGGAGAGCTTCTCACCACAAGGCCACACCTCTTCCCACTGGACTTTTCCACGAATAGAATCATTATACAAATAACTATTCACTATCAAATATCAAGCGGATACAAGTACTGGACGATGGATTGGTCACCAAAGTAATCAGATATAAAACTTCCTCCAGTTCCTTGTCGACGAGAGTATGTTTAGGAGCCAAACCACACGTTTGAATTAAAAATTACGTACGTGGAACGAACCTCACGCGCGTCATCTTTCGATTATTTTCCAGCCGAGCAAAAAGTCGAATGAAGACGGAGCTTCATTCGTAAGAAGCTACTTGTTATCTTATTTTTCTATCAATTTTTCTGTTACGTCGAGACGAGAAGTTCAAACAATTTGGCATGGACCTTTCATACAATGTCGTAGCTGCCAGTGAGTTCATATCACATTGATAAACCTCTTCCGAGCTGAATAATACATTTGAACAGACTGTGCTACGCAGATGGCCAAGTACCAAGAGGTCCGTTCTAGAGACCTCGGTGGAAGTGCCTCCCAAAGATTACAATGATGTTGACCTAGGCATAGTGTGTTTTGAAGAACCAGGCTGGTGACTGGAATCAAATATGCCGACCCGAGGGTCGTGCTCTCGCTGCTTGTGCCGACGCTGCGTGAGTGTCCCCATCGCTTTTCTTGCTACTTGGCACGACATTTATTAACAATTGGGCTATAGTGTTCCGCATCTTGCCGAACTCAAAGCTTCTTGCGCGGAACAGATAGCTACCTATCGACAATGTCTTGAAAGGCATGCTTCCCAACCGGACGAGGTTATCTCAGAAAACTGCGGTGGATTGATGAAAACGCTGTGGGAGTGCACGGAAAAGGCTGTCACTGACATTGAGAAGCGTGAAgctggggagaagaagttggtCTAGAAACAAACATGCGCGGTCATTGTTTTGGGGGAATGGAGAGGGCCTATCGCATCAGTCTTATCTGCATGAGATTGCATATCGTATCAAACCTATGGCCACGTCCTTGTTATCGATGTGTTCGGAATCTCCTCGGATATATCGGCTTGGAGTCCTGTCTTATCAGAACAAAAACAACATCAAATCTCTCAGAATAATCGATGGTTGCTTAATCCGGGATTATCCGGATAACGAGCCCACTGCCTTCTTTCACTTCGTTTCAAAGGACTGTCATCGCATCCCGTCAACCAAATTACTCGTCCCCGAACCAACGCCTTACGACGCTAAACTTCCATCTAAGCGAATCCACTTGGCTATGGAGGGTGGCCGCTTCCTCCCTTCATGCCTCAACATCCGTCCGCTTCATTGACTATTTTATCACAACTAAAAATCCTGTTTCGTCCTTTCCGATGACCGTCCTGCGCTCTCGAGAGTTCAGATACGTTTCACATCCGGTTTCCACATTCGTCAGCGATATGCATAGGTGGTGGGGGCATCGGTAAAAAGCAAGCTCCTTTCTTGGTAGCCTCTACATTTATCTTCTCTGGAAGAGGGCCCGATGGTGTGATTCACGAATAATATCCGATCAATTTATCGTGAGACGATTGCATATAAAGAGCAGCAGGCCGGATTGTTAACTGTTTAAAAAGATGGGATGCGCCACCAATATTTCACTCGAACTGCTTTAAGATTGACACCACCAGCCGCTCGCATATGCAACCTACGCGCCTGAATACCCTCAACAAGTAACTTTTATCCTTCGCCATTATTAACAACTATGCAGAATGGCCTTCCAACTTTGAACCCGTTCGCCACAAAATGTCGAAGTTCAACTGAAAACTTCAAGGATTGCCGCCGATTATCCCCTGAAAAGTGACTAGACCGCTTGATAAAGATCATTTCCTCCGTGCCCGCTGCATACTCAAAGGTACCAACAGCTTCACCCCTTCATATTTCCGTCCTCACGGGATTTTATCAGCGAGCAGCAATGCTGTCTCCATCAGCGGCTCAAGATCATCCTTTGCCGCCGGGCCCACAATTCTTCATTCGGTCCCCCTCAGTTAtttcgccatcatccatttCGCTCTTTCAGAATCATCTGTACAGTGGCAGCTCATCTACATCGCGTTCACGCGTCAACACCCCTACGAGCTTGCAACATCGCAAATTAAGCAGTTCCTCTGCAGAGTCTACTGCAAGGGGGCGCCCTttgatggaggaagaggttgttgCGCTGGAGAAGGATTGGTGGTCCAATGAGGTTGTCGCTGCGTGGTATGGTCCGCGACCTGAGATCAGTCCTCTACAGGGAGAGTAttcgaggaagagaggtggacgaggaagaagcggaacGAAATCTGTACATTTTGGGAAGACACGCAAGGTTGAGAAAGATGTGGAACATGTCGGTTGGGGAGATGAGTAAACTAACCGTTTTAGACCTAGTTCCCTTGTAATTTTCAGTAATTTTTAGCGGTTCCGAAATATTTACACCATTGACTTGTACTATTGGACTCTATAACCCTATTATCGCAGTACTATCATGTTCATGAAAAGTATTGCACTTCCAGACCAATGCTCTTGATGGGATGTTGTCTTCCTGTAAGATCTGCTAGTACTCCGGCGGATACCAAGCAGTTCCTAATTCTCGCCTCGTACAAGAGTGCAAATTGCTATAGACCGTCAGCACCTCCACTTGAGCTTAATAATTGGTGAACCCACCCAGTTACCCGATAACCTAGCCTTTAATACTCCATCCCTCTCGTCATCAAGgtcttgctgctgttgcgATCTTGGCATCGCCTGTTGCTGCAATTCGCCGGCACTGACATCTGCCATTACAGGTATTGGAGAGTCGAGCCCCTTCTCAGCAttcccttcttctactACCTCATCCCTCAAGGTGACTTCTCGCAATGACGCTCGCTGAGCCATTTTTTCTGCCAATTCTCTATTCTCTTCGATGCCGGTCGCCACAGGATCTCGAGATTCTGCATCAAGTTGTGACTCGGCGTCCTTAGTAAGTCCTCGTTTACCACGCCGTCTGCCGATCCACCATTCACCGCCGACACTGAGATCGCTTTCGTACGAGTAGACATTGACGCCAAATCGAGTGGCAAGAGCGACCGTTGGTGAAACTTGGGCAGAGTAAGCAGATGAAAGGAAGCCAATGAGGGGGTTATAGAGAAGTGTGAGAGTAGTGGGAGGCGATGGGACAGGCGCATTGGGGGGAAGGGGCAGTGTAGGCGGTACAGTTGTGAATCTCAATCCAGTTGAAACTAAGGAGGATCAGCATACAACATATCTGACATTCAAGCCAACTAACTGCCAAAGCTTCTCTGCTTAGCTGAGAAATACACCTCTCCACCAGCAGAAAACCGCCCTTTCAATCCACCCTCCAtcatttcctcctcatcaatcctctttccctctctttcccttctctcttttttgTCAACTTCGCTCTCCTCGTCGCCATGCCACCCAAAGTTATACAGAGTCCTCAAGCCGACCATCCCGTCTTGTACTGAATACGTGTACTCTCCGCAATATCTACCGGTGTCATGTTGCAATGAGATAAAGACATTTCCTGGTGTAGGTGAAGGGGCTGGTGTTGATGGTTCAGACGGTTGGCGAGTGTGCGAAGGTGTTTGAGGAGGTGTAGGTCGTGCGGATGTCGGATGTGCAGGTTGCGATAGAAAAGCGAGGTGCGCTTGAAGAGTTGGTGTGAGTCGAGTGGTTGCTAGGCCGGATaggtggagagaagggagatgcAGTCTAGAGTACAAGAGGTAATCTGGACATCGTCAGTACGACCATTCCATTTGAGACACCCGCAATCACCTACCTCTGCCTTCgatcctctttcccccacGCCAGATTTCATCCTTTGGCTGCGGTCTCCTCGGTGGAGGGAAAACTGTGAATCTCTCAACGACAGTTTTGAAGGCAATCGCGCGACCAGATCCGATCTACTTCCAGTCAATGCGGTTCTTTTACATCACGATTCAAAACTTGCCTCATCCAATGGCATCGAAGTTGTGATGTATGATATTGAACCGTTAAGTTGTGGGAGCGCATCGAGAGCATATGAGGTAAAAAATATAGGTGTTGGTGAGTTGGCGAGCTGTAAAATGAGTGATTGCGGTAGTTGGAAATCTCTGTGGTTCGCTTTAGCACCGAGTGAACCCAATCTAATCTCCACCTGTGTAACCTACAACAAAGCTGTCCCACCCGTCAGTACTATTCATTAACTTAGGAAATATGATAACATACCACTGGATGCCCGCGTGAGAGAGCTATACAAGTTGTCTTCATTCCATCCAATCGCCGCATAATAATTGCGTAGAATCTATCATGCTCCGTCAGATGCCGTTATCATTTGGTTATACACTCTTACAAAGGCGGAGAAGCCGATCATGGTGGGCTTAATAGTTTAAGACGGACGAGAGAAATCGAGAGTGAATGGAACTGATCAAAAAACttcgaagaggatgagctTTGTTTTCGAGTCGCTGCTACtgatgaagtggaggtcGTCCACCGCGAGAGCCGGACCCGGGCTACTACTACGTACCGACTGTGCTCGTATTCTACGCTGCAGATATACCGACAGCAATTAATTGGGCTGCAGATATACCGACAGCAATTAATTGGGTTTTGGCAGGATGCGCATAGTAAGCATACAATGTGGGAGATACCCAGGAAGGATATGCATCAAGCATATGCGTATGTATTATACAAGAAATTTTTGTACTAAGAAAAACTAAACGCCCAAAAAAGTTCTAATGAGTGACAACGGTTGGTGCTCCAAGTATCCAAGACAGATTCTGACATAAAGAGATGAACAAGTTTCAGATTAAAAATTGATAGAACAGCAGAACGCTTTAGTTGGAAGAGCTGGTGTCGTCTCGGGGAAGGAAGTTCCaagagatggggaagaCACCCTGGTCGAagtcgttgttgttgagggCACCGAAGAGAGCAGGGGACATGTCAAGATCACCATCATTGCAACCAGGACACAAGTCAACGACCTTAGCGATTTCCTGATTGCCGTTCTGTCGGATGTCAGCGGCGAGAAAAATGACGATGGAAAGAGCAAAACTTACCTGCTCGTTGGTGATGCGGACGGACTGGCCACAGTTGTGATCGGCGTTGAGGGCGTACTGAGGCGCGTTGAGGGCGACGACGAGCTCTTCGTCGGTGTTCTGCCAGCCACAGGCACCGATACCGACAGAAGGGCTATAGAAGGTAGCTCTAGAGGGTGAAGTTAGCAAGAATGTATCTCGATAATAGAGGATGAAATACTTACCTGCCAGTGTGGGTGATCCTCTTCTCAGCAGACTCGACGGGAGCAGAAAGGACGGCAGTGGCAGCGAAAAGAGCAACGAAGATCTTGGTGAACATCTTGGATTTTGTGATTTTGGTTGCGTGAAGCAATGGTAGTTTCAAGTGAACGACTGTAGCTTATAGCTAGCTTTTAATTTTGAGAGTTAAGGTAGGTGCGAAACTGGTGGGTTGATGAGAGATTCCAAGCTGTTGAAATGGCATCCTTATATATCTTTCGAGAGCACCACAACTCTAGGTTGAGCAAGCGCCAAGCTGGGAAAACTATTTTTGAGGCCGGATCATTCGTTGCTCGAACTTGGAGCGACCACAGTAGGGCCGTAAATGGGGCAAGGAACACGTTACCTTGAATCTCGAAAGGCCAACCAGTcgttcatttttttttggctgCTGTCTGCCTGCCGACGAAAAAGTCCCTTTCACCCCATAATAAATAAGCTTAGATGATAATCTGGAAGATTATAGACGGATAAGATGTGGTTACATAACCACCCCAGATTTATTTTTCATCCTTTCGGTGGAAGGCGAGGTGTCGATCACTTAGCATTTTGCGAGCACCTCCCAGATTGAGAAGAGCCTATAGATCAAATCTCCAGGCCGACAATGAGGCGAAAGAGCAAAGGAGTTGCGTGGACTTTGGAGCATACCCTATAGGGTATTAATGAAGGACGAAAGACCAATAGGTGAAAAGCGGTAACAATGAGCATAAAACTCGGGAGAATGCCGGGATCGCGGCGGGCGGGGTTGCAAAACAGTGATATTAATGACCGGACTTTTTTTATTTTGGTCAGGCACGAGTTTTGAGGACCCAGGACCCCGGTCAGCACATACAAATTTTCCGAAGGAAAATGCATTACAGTCAAAGAGCAGAGGTCCCAGGCACCAGGGAGATAAACGGTTAACGGATTAACATTAACACAAAAGGGGCAGGACAACATTTGGACATAATAAGGCATGAGGTCCGCATGTAATGACACCACCGTTGCTCCATCATCGTACATGTCGCATGACCAAAATGTCTTGGAacagctcttcttcgcgcAACGAGTGAATAGCGAGCGAAAACCGGTCATCAATAAGCAGCGAGGACCTCATGGCGCTTCATCTTACTCGTTCCCATTGCTCAGTCCTCAGGTCTGGGGGGGTGGGGCAACAGTGAGATCAGTAATAGATCATAAATAGGCCTAGAAATTCGGATCGGAACTTTTAGAGACAGGACGCCTGAGCGTTGAAGATTGAAGAAACGCGTCAAAGGTGGCAGAAAATGATGTTTTTAGGGGTCCTCTTTTGTGTTCAAACGCACGTGGCGGCCGATGTGGATCTTATCGGCATGATGTGCCTAAAAAGGCCGAGCGTGGCAGCTGATAATTGGCAGCAtaggagagaaagagattcCTCTCTGTTTCGAAAGTTGGGGGTCCTTACCGGTGTAAAGTACCGTTCCTTGCCATCTTTTACTCGGTCCAGGGTCATGGATCTGGAACATGGCGGCAAAATCTGTAAATATGTCTATGGGAAACGTATGCATTACTCCGACGACTATTATGGCGGCCGATGTGCCGATCAACTTTCTGATTTTTGAATTTCCTCTGATCTCCAACATCTCGCTATTGAGCAGGAGACGAACGCAATGACATGATGATATAACCGCCGGTGGTTTCTGCAGGCTGACATGTACTTCATATTATGGCATTGTTTGGCGGCGATTGATTGAATGACGGTTACTTTTTGCTGGCCGAAGAATGGCGTCTTTTCGTAAAATAGAACTCGTCGACCAATAGTACTATTCGCCCATAATAACAATGATTTGCGCGCTGCATCATGCGTGCCAGCATGATTACCAAATCGAAAATCAGGCTACCCAAGTTGATTGGTCATATACGGGCAAAATAAATGATTGATTATGACGACGTTGCACCACCCTTCTGTTGAACCCACCGGAACCAGTGATGAATGGTGGAGTGCCCCTACCCACCTTAACTCTTCATGGCACATTTGGGGAAATGATAAGCCATACATGCCCTCTACTCAAAATGCAAAAGGATGACCGAACCGAATCTGTATCTCCAAACTTATCGATCGCGTCGTCAATCATACTCAAGAAGGGCCATCGCTACTACTTACTACATATTTACGCATAGTTCGTTGCCAGTCGTCTTTCGTCAGTCATAGACGAACGAATGGCGCTTCCGCGCACTGTGGCTTGTGCCTCGGTCGTCTTCCATCGTCTATCATCTATTGTTCAGCGTTCAGCGTTCACAATCGTAAGCAATCGACTGTCCTCAGCTCTCAATATTGTAACTAAGTCCCATCCAACAACAGGCGCCGTAATATAACGACGTTGTTCCGTTAGAGGATAAAGAGCGTTAACTCGTGGCAACTATTGTACTGCTATACGTCCAGGTATATGTCCATATGATTTAGTCCTTTACCTTCTTCTGATCCTtaaaaaaagaggaggcGTTGATGTCGTTTCTGTGATGCGTCGTGACTGACTGATGGCGACCAAATTAAATACCATGCATATGTGAAGTGCTGTATGGCGTACAGGTATTAGTGTACAGGAGGTCCGTTGATATTCTCAAGCTCCTTTTGGATCTTAGGACTTTTCCCTCTGTTCCTATGTATGGAATATGCATAGAGACATATACACCGATGAGGCCTCATTGTATACGGCACAGTAAATGATACGCAGGCTGCTTATTGCAATTACAGCAGATCGACCGCCAAACGCGAAATCAGATTATAAGTATCTGTTATTCTCGGTGGTGACCTGAGAAAGCAGAGTTAGGCTGCCAGCTAGGAGTTATCACCCTGCACTTCGTAAGTAAGTAATTCTATACTGAGTACCTTTGGTCAAAAGCGTTGATGATCATGGGGCTTGTCCACAAGTAGTTACAAATTACGGAATCGTATGATATCCTTCTCATGTCCCGAGCATCCGTCGATGGTGTGAGAAGATATTCCTCATTCCCAGTGATGGAAGACATGTGCTGCAGTACTTCGTATTTCACGTATGTGGGCCTTCATCAGTAACCGATTTTTTGGCGTTATGTTGTTTCTGTGTAAGATGAGCTTAGGTCAAAAACGGAAAGAGGTGTTATAGTAGATCATAATCATTCATTGGGCATCATAAACGATTCAATCGTCGTTACAAAGAGTGTGATATGTATTCAATACAAGAGCAAATGTATATGTATCGTCATACCTCCTGGGAGAGACGCGGCAGAGTATAACGTGCGGTGCCAGACctaaaaaagaaaaaccTAAATGCCCAAAGAGAAACGATatgaaagaagacaacGAGATGCGAGGGTTAAGAATGAAGGGGGGAAAAGACATCGCTAACTAGCTTAGGCGTAGCCCCACTTGATGTCGAAGACACCCTCGTCGAGGTTGCCGTCAGAGAGATAGCTGAAAAGACTGGTGGACAAGTCGAGGTCACCAGAGCTACAGCCGGGGCCTGAAAAGGGGTCATCAGTACGctttttcctctcttccgctAGATAGTTGACCACTTACACAAGTCCACGACGGTGGCGAAAGCAAGCTTCTGAGTAGCAGCGTTCCAAGTCCAGATCTGCTTGTTGCAGACAGAGCTGTCGTATTGGGCAGCGTTCATAGCCACGATGCTAAAAGCAACAGACATCAGTAAACGCTTACAAATGAGGCAGTGAAGACGCTAAACTTACTAGTCACTGTCGCTGATAGTGGAACCGCAAGCACCGACACCGCTAGCAGTGTAGTAGGTAGCAGTACCCTGGGAATCGTCACGCTTCTCGAAGGAGGGAGCGGCAGAGACGAGAGAGAGAGCAGCAAGAGTAGCGAAGATAGCCTTGGTGAACatttttgttgttggtgTTATTGGTGCGTTTACCGTAGTATTAATAGCGAGTGTTGGTATGTCTTGTACAGACTTTTTGTTTGTCTAGGTTGACGTTgattggtggtggtgaaaGAGTCGAAAGATTCTTAATGGTTGGGGAGCAAAGAGGTCGTAGACTGAAAGGTTTTTATACCTTGTGTTCTGTCTATCTGAATCTTTTTGAGGCCATCGCTGTTGTGAAGACATGCCCGAACAGAGTTGAAAGGAATGAGTGTGTTATCGTTCATACTTCCACTTTACACCTCGGCACCCCCGTCTTTGATTGAGAGTCCAGACATTGACCTGTACGTCATGATTATCCATAGACACCTACATTTAGAGGACCTCGATCTTCGATAGCGCTTCTTGGTTATTTGGTAAGCATATTCCGCGCATAGACTGGTCCAACCAGTCTGTCCCTTGTTTGCTAACCTTCGGAAGATTAAGGCAAATAATCGGGGTTTGATGGGGCAGGGCGTGCAGGGTCATAAAAGTTACGAATGCAACGGTCCAAATTTTGCATACCGGATTAATAGGACATTTGCTGAATTTGAAAGTCTTCTAGATACTGAGGAAGCGAAAGCCGAAGGCTTACGACGTGCATTACAAACGTGCCATGCCGGGTGTCTAATGCCCCAATACACCCATTTACTTCGGCAAGCTTCCGGCTTCCAAACTCCAGATCGATCCGTGCCGTATTCCGGTTTCTGGGGTGGTGTACGACTTGTGGAGCGAAAGAAACGAGGGGGAGATATACTAATTAAAAAGCGGTGAAATAGGGTGGAGTttgaaaggaaaagcagGCAACAGGAGAAGGGCCGGAAGTATTGAGTTGTACGATGTGCGACTCTACGGATGGACGTCATAGTCCAAAACCGCCGACAAAATTTTGGGGGGCTACAGAAAATGGTAGCGAGAGTCGCGGCCCTCGGGGGGTCAAATTTAGCATAGGAAGTGCGCGGCTGATTTCTTTTTGGGCGACATTAATTGAGATGCGAAGTTCAGTATGTTATGGAGACGTCAATTAGTCGACGCCACGCACTTCTTTGACATCCCGGTAGCCTACGAAGTCGTTACTTCTTTCGATATTTATTAGGAACTCGATACCGGTTACTTTTTGTGAATCTAAAAATTGAGCTTTTGGATCTCGCAGCTCGCAAGTTATTCAGTCGGTAGCCAAAAGTATTACTATAAATGACAATATGGAACGAATATGGACCGGCCTAATCATATTTATTGCTACGTACCTGACCCTACATCATGCAAATATTACTACTGGATACCATTTATGATTGGTGATTGGCGACTTATTAAATTTCATCATGAATTCCTTAACACTCCATTTGTGGAGCATAATAAACTACACTACTTGGATTATCCTGACTGACGATGATTACCACCCACATCGCTCTTGGTTATTGCTGCCTCTCGTCTTTTCATCTAAAGACACTCGTCGGGTCTCAACAAACAGAACCATGTTATTGACTTTGTGACTCGGACGCATGACTAATGGTATTGATGATGCGTCTTCGTCCCGCGTCAAACTACCGATCATCGTGATGAAGACAACCATAATGATCGTTTTTGTAATCGTTAACGTGGTTGATTTGACTGATAATCTTAATTATACACAATTATACATCACTGCATGTCTATAATCTATATTTGTAATTAAATCGACTCCAATATGAAGCCATTAGTGAGATTCTAATGCACTAGATACTGGTTACGGCCATTATATTACATATGTATGAATCCTAAAAAGAAACTGGAGAAATGAAATGATTTCAGACGTGAAACGGAAAACCTCACGGACAGTCCTCAATCTTCTATCCGGGCGACCGTATTGAACGACATACGATCGTCATAAGATAACCTTCTAGTTCTTCTTGTACAATGGTCTAATCTTCACTGCCCTGTAATTGAAAGCCGCATTAACAATGCTTTCGGATATTGGCATGTCGGTACTTACCAAGTGAAAAGGAAGCAGAAAAGGATGTTAGACAAACACCAGATAATGGTGATGGCCCAGTCTCGCCACTTGGTGCCATGAGAGTAGCCCATCTGCTGAACATAATCGTAACCGGTGCTGCTAGCACAGTACTGGCAGATGGTGGTAGAGTTGTCATCGACAAGATAACCGGAAGTAGTCGCGAGGTACTTGGCGGCATACTCATAACAGGTCTGGCCAGAAGGTGGATAGAATGTAATAAGGTCATCTTCGATGCACTCAAGCTTGAGGTTTCCCAGAGCAGCTGTCATAAGAGCACTGTAAAGATATCGGAGAGGAGACAGCCACTGTAATAGATATATTGCTCAGTTCCCACTTCTAATTTGATAGACAAAAAAACAACGTACACTAAAGAAGTAGTGGAACGGCGAGGGAAGCCCAGAGTAGAAGACCAGAGCCCACGACAAAACGTTAAGCACTATG includes:
- a CDS encoding mitochondrial distribution and morphology protein 10, producing the protein MIGFSAFILRNYYAAIGWNEDNLYSSLTRASSALLDFQLPQSLILQLANSPTPIFFTSYALDALPQLNGSISYITTSMPLDEIGSGRAIAFKTVVERFTVFPPPRRPQPKDEIWRGGKRIEGRDYLLYSRLHLPSLHLSGLATTRLTPTLQAHLAFLSQPAHPTSARPTPPQTPSHTRQPSEPSTPAPSPTPGNVFISLQHDTGRYCGEYTYSVQDGMVGLRTLYNFGWHGDEESEVDKKERREREGKRIDEEEMMEGGLKGRFSAGGEVYFSAKQRSFGISTGLRFTTVPPTLPLPPNAPVPSPPTTLTLLYNPLIGFLSSAYSAQVSPTVALATRFGVNVYSYESDLSVGGEWWIGRRRGKRGLTKDAESQLDAESRDPVATGIEENRELAEKMAQRASLREVTLRDEVVEEGNAEKGLDSPIPVMADVSAGELQQQAMPRSQQQQDLDDERDGVLKARLSGNWQFALLYEARIRNCLVSAGVLADLTGRQHPIKSIGLEVQYFS